In the genome of Apostichopus japonicus isolate 1M-3 chromosome 15, ASM3797524v1, whole genome shotgun sequence, one region contains:
- the LOC139980598 gene encoding allatostatin-A receptor-like gives MVGNQEYTVLSTQDLNTTIVSNTTDHGDVTSGKSVVMYVLFTLIATLGISGNALVLFVFYKVTELRIFTNILIANQSVVDLATSLLLLFTFVPPNIEFQHLHSNHSFLAHFICKVWASEFIYWAVIKISTTNLVFLTLERYFAIVYPLEYRIKAQKRTAVIVCLAAWIIGTSTAAYFPITHYVDGDGECTKVSLSTGASVTIALIAFLSTYVFPLLIMMFVYVSIFCVLRPNKVLSSLTQVTYTASTSESTATTRLTPRERGRKNVLMTMVLVCVVYAICWTPDQVLYLYHNLIKHQDWSLPLHRIAILLAASNVCTNPFIYTLKYRSFQRGLKKVFHRFSATRSDTMR, from the coding sequence ATGGTTGGCAACCAGGAATACACGGTTCTCTCAACACAGGATCTGAACACCACTATAGTGTCGAATACAACGGACCACGGTGATGTTACAAGCGGCAAATCAGTGGTTATGTACGTGTTATTCACATTAATCGCAACGCTCGGAATATCGGGAAATGCTCTTGTTCTTTTCGTGTTCTACAAAGTCACAGAACTTCGTATTTTCACCAATATATTGATAGCAAATCAATCGGTTGTGGATCTGGCCACCTCTTTACTCCTGTTGTTCACGTTCGTTCCACCTAACATTGAATTTCAGCATCTACATTCAAATCATTCGTTTCTAGCACATTTCATCTGTAAAGTTTGGGCTTCTGAGTTCATCTATTGGGCTGTTATTAAAATTTCTACCACAAATCTCGTTTTTCTAACACTGGAGAGGTATTTTGCTATAGTTTATCCTCTGGAATATCGCATCAAGGCTCAGAAAAGGACAGCAGTTATCGTCTGCCTCGCGGCATGGATCATCGGTACTTCAACCGCAGCTTATTTCCCTATCACTCATTACGTAGACGGTGATGGTGAATGCACAAAGGTTTCCTTATCGACTGGCGCTAGTGTGACTATTGCTTTAATCGCGTTTCTGAGTACCTATGTTTTCCCTTTACTAATAATGATGTTTGTCTACGTGTCTATATTCTGTGTGTTACGACCTAACAAGGTATTGTCGTCCCTCACGCAAGTCACATACACTGCATCCACTTCGGAATCGACGGCGACGACGCGACTGACTCCCCGGGAACGCGGGCGGAAAAACGTCCTGATGACGATGGTCCTCGTGTGTGTGGTATATGCAATCTGTTGGACACCTGACCAAGTACTCTATTTATATCATAACTTAATCAAACATCAAGACTGGTCACTGCCATTGCACAGGATCGCCATTTTATTGGCTGCGAGTAACGTCTGCACAAACCCATTTATTTACACCTTGAAGTATAGAAGTTTTCAGAGAGGGCTCAAAAAAGTTTTTCATAGATTTTCCGCTACCAGGTCGGATACAATGAGGTAA
- the LOC139981294 gene encoding uncharacterized protein — protein sequence MQMMDDQEGFLMKILPIKGRAIFTKRKFEKGDFLLTYKGELVNATEGDKRDTIKETGFRFFFRWKHQKLCVDASEEPRDDDPWKFGRLVNHARSRKEINSKVKVFEGPDNKPQLQLFATRHIPADEEILYDYGLPFSYCFPPPAFFRVPEEIPQKENENFESDSTYAPESDHSDSQLSQVIPLPCPFSRTCRGVTQETSPINEDGFPVEEEVNLQLSPAVVPEPCNSDSQLSEVIPLQHPYRHDSDAGNGDLSDLEEDHDPDYSVERSNIDDSNASSNDSSDTSPQKLKVSKVIVEAEEFCENVRASSPVSRELIEDKMKEYEVEASGDKGEPEAATETTKKPKASKKRKLKVYKKRKLLVKGIMDKEDSDNDTVNMNTNIHQKKDVLKKKYSSSEDKEFTTASGVQLGEVPESCNLDSQMSEVVSLACPFSNICHGVTQDTSPFHANEFPIEGEVDLQLSPAEVPESWNSDSQLSEVIPLHHPYRQDSDAGNGDLSDLEEDHDPDYSVERSNIDDSNASSNDSSDTSTQKLKVSKALVEAEEFCENVRASSPVSRELIEDKMKEYEVEASGDKGGPEAATETTKKPKASKKRKLKVYKKRKLLVKGIIDEEDSDDDTVNKNTNIHQKKDVLKKKYSSSVDKEFTTASGVQLAEKNGEEEPTIAIKTKTKSKVHRKKNKSKAKVSKRRKLLVEDNKDEESTDLDRRKSKTYEETYFVEDEDSSSEDKEFTTTSGVQLAEKSDEEEPTIAIKTKTKSKAKVSKRRKLLVEDNKDEESTDLDRRKSKTYKETYFVEDEDSSSEDKEFTTTSGVQLAEKSDEEEPTIAIKTKTKSKVHRKKNKSKDKVYKRRKLLVEDNKDEESTDLDRRKSKTYKATYDEDFTTTSGVQPAEKDDEEEPKTANKTERKRKAKMKKRKVLKEDTDEQGIYSDKRQSKINKKQMFTEDEDSSSNDGDWEDSSSDDEAFATTSDVQLSSKSKEGNRKWDSKDYCLYCDHAFAKIFRHCSQKHDEEKLVVEINALPLHGKDRKAKIAVLRNRGNLKHNKLVWDTGEGQIKPRKRPTALDKAESSDYLPCEYCDGSFKKDGLWKHQKVCSSRGNRKRVHRIQAVAKMFLPTSECASDALNAKVLTRMQADLVTREVRKDPVILTFGTKLLNSHPEDHHALPISQRMRDVAKLLIESKKIDPSVTCMRDCINPDKFDTLVKAVKNIAGFDETRSNYKTPSYARNIGYDIDKVAAIVHSEAIKANGGKGDSTLMAKVQGFQTLKRNDWSSSVSSVAQYTLDKRSINKPKLQPVASDIQKLTKYLKTNTELHKQQLKNDVTSTNNWNELSKMTLAHINLFNRRRSGEIERLRLDQYEKITTDMDNIPEEVFQSLGEVEKALVRKFHRVEIPGKRRRTVPILMTESMVQNVDLLISTRSSAKVASNNPYVFARPYFDSQWPVPANDCLRKYSIDCGASHPELIRSSKLRKHVATMSQILSLKENELDLLAAYMGHDIRIHRDFYRLPESTLQVAKVSKILIMMEEGTISKFKGKALDEIDVSLEGSDENNSSCEELGDEDTSEETPNVNQEAETSVVSSTSSGRIESTKKLSQKESLAVSSTSCGQDGRTKKESQKQSQAVSSCEDRSKRNYARRKPWTCEEKKCVLVHFKNELESGQTPNYEQCIAVQQKHPLLKGRKWSTIKDFVVAERRRCLRKLQNKE from the exons ATGCAGATGATGGACGACCAAGAAGGTTTTCTCATGAAAATTCTTCCCATTAAAG GAAGAGCTATTTTTACCAAAAGAAAATTTGAGAAAGGAGATTTTCTGCTTACTTACAAGGGAGAATTGGTAAATGCAACAGAAGGAGATAAGAGAGATACCATCAAGGAGACTGGATTTAGGTTTTTTTTCCGTTGGAAACATCAAAAGTTGTG TGTCGATGCCTCAGAGGAGCCAAGGGATGATGATCCATGGAAATTTGGACGATTAGTCAACCACGCCAGAAGTAGAAAAGAGATAAACAGCAAAGTGAAAGTTTTTGAAGGGCCAGACAATAAGCCACAGCTACAGTTGTTTGCAACTCGACACATTCCAGCAGATGAAGAAATACTCTACGATTATGGAttgccattttcatattgttttcCACCACCAGCTTTTTTCAGAGTCCCAGAAGAAATTCCACAGAAGGAAAATGAGAATTTTGAATCAGATTCAACTTATGCTCCAGAGTCCGACCACTCAGACTCCCAGTTGTCACAAGTAATACCATTGCCATGTCCATTTTCACGTACCTGTCGTGGGGTCACCCAAGAAACATCGCCCATTAATGAGGATGGATTTCCAGTTGAGGAAGAGGTAAATCTACAATTATCTCCTGCAGTAGTTCCAGAACCCTGCAACTCAGACTCACAATTGTCAGAAGTAATACCATTGCAGCATCCCTACCGTCATGACAGCGATGCTGGGAATGGTGATTTAAGTGACTTGGAGGAAGACCATGATCCAGATTATTCAGTTGAGAGGTCTAATATCGATGATTCAAATGCGTCTTCAAATGACTCTTCAGATACTTCCCCACAGAAATTAAAGGTTTCCAAGGTAATTGTAGAAGCGGAAGAGTTCTGTGAAAATGTTAGAGCAAGCAGTCCTGTAAGTAGGGAACTCATAGAAGACAAGATGAAGGAGTATGAAGTTGAAGCCTCAGGTGACAAAGGAGAGCCCGAAGCTGCAACTGAAACCACAAAAAAGCCAAAGGCAAGCAAGAAGAGAAAGCTTAAGgtatacaagaaaagaaaattacttGTGAAAGGTATCATGGATAAAGAAGATTCAGATAATGATACTGTTAACATGAATACAAACATTCACCAGAAGAAAGatgttttgaaaaagaaatattcgTCAAGTGAAGATAAAGAGTTCACTACCGCAAGTGGAGTGCAGCTTGGAGAAGTTCCAGAATCCTGCAACTTAGACTCACAAATGTCAGAGGTAGTATCATTGGCATGTCCATTTTCAAATATCTGTCATGGGGTTACCCAGGATACATCACCCTTTCATGCGAATGAATTTCCAATTGAAGGAGAGGTAGATTTGCAATTATCTCCTGCAGAAGTTCCAGAATCCTGGAACTCAGACTCACAATTGTCAGAAGTAATACCATTGCATCATCCCTACCGTCAGGACAGCGATGCTGGGAATGGTGATTTAAGTGACTTGGAGGAAGACCATGACCCAGATTATTCAGTTGAGAGGTCTAATATCGATGATTCAAATGCTTCTTCAAATGACTCTTCAGATACTTCCACACAGAAGTTAAAGGTTTCCAAGGCACTTGTAGAAGCGGAAGAGTTCTGTGAAAATGTTAGAGCAAGCAGTCCTGTAAGTAGGGAACTCATAGAAGACAAGATGAAGGAGTATGAAGTTGAAGCCTCAGGTGACAAAGGAGGGCCCGAAGCTGCAACTGAAACCACAAAAAAGCCAAAGGCAAGCAAGAAGAGAAAGCTTAAGGtatacaagaaaagaaagctACTTGTGAAAGGTATCATTGATGAGGAAGATTCAGATGATGATACTGTTAACAAGAATACAAACATTCACCAGAAGAAAGatgttttgaaaaagaaatattcgTCAAGTGTAGATAAAGAGTTCACTACCGCAAGTGGAGTGCAGCTTGCAGAGAAAAATGGCGAGGAAGAGCCCACAATTGCgattaaaactaaaacaaagtCAAAGGTTCAcaggaagaaaaacaaatcaaaggCTAAGGTATCCAAGAGAAGAAAGCTACTTGTAGAAGACAACAAAGATGAGGAATCTACAGATTTAGAtagaagaaaatcaaaaactTACGAAGAGACATATTTTGTGGAAGATGAAGATTCATCAAGTGAAGATAAAGAGTTCACTACCACAAGTGGAGTGCAGCTTGCAGAGAAAAGTGACGAGGAAGAGCCCACAATTGCaattaaaactaaaacaaagtCAAAGGCTAAGGTATCCAAGAGAAGAAAGTTACTTGTAGAAGACAACAAAGATGAGGAATCTACAGATTTAGAtagaagaaaatcaaaaactTACAAAGAGACATATTTTGTGGAAGATGAAGATTCATCAAGTGAAGATAAAGAGTTCACTACCACAAGTGGAGTGCAGCTAGCAGAGAAAAGTGATGAGGAAGAGCCCACAATTGCaattaaaactaaaacaaagtCAAAGGTTCAcaggaagaaaaacaaatcaaaggATAAGGTATACAAGAGAAGAAAGTTACTTGTAGAAGACAACAAAGATGAGGAATCTACAGATTTAGAtagaagaaaatcaaaaactTACAAAGCAACATATGATGAAGACTTCACAACCACAAGTGGAGTGCAGCCAGCAGAGAAAGATGATGAGGAAGAGCCCAAAACTGCAAATAAAACTGAAAGGAAACGAAAggcaaaaatgaagaaaagaaaggtaCTTAAAGAAGACACAGATGAGCAAGGTATATATTCAGACAAAAGGCAATCAAAGATTAACAAGAAGCAAATGTTTACTGAAGATGAAGACTCATCAAGTAATGACGGAGACTGGGAAGACTCTTCAAGTGATGACGAAGCATTCGCAACAACAAGTGATGTGCAGCTATCAAGTAAAAGCAAAGAGGGTAATAGAAAATGGGATTCCAAGGACTACTGCCTCTACTGTGATCACGCTTTTGCAAAGATTTTTCGTCATTGCTCTCAGAAGCATGATGAAGAAAAGTTAGTTGTTGAAATCAATGCTCTTCCATTACATGGGAAAGATAGAAAAGCAAAGATAGCTGTTTTGAGAAACCGAGGGAATTTAAAACACAATAAATTGGTATGGGACACTGGAGAAGGTCAAATAAAGCCACGGAAAAGGCCAACGGCATTAGACAAGGCGGAATCATCAGACTACCTGCCATGTGAGTATTGTGATGGTAGTTTCAAGAAGGATGGACTTTGGAAACACCAAAAGGTTTGCTCATCCAGAGGCAACAGGAAACGTGTTCACCGTATTCAAGCAGTAGCAAAGATGTTTCTACCTACCTCTGAATGTGCTTCGGATGCACTCAATGCAAAGGTATTGACCCGCATGCAGGCAGATTTGGTTACACGGGAAGTTAGAAAAGATCCAGTTATTTTGACATTTGGCACTAAGCTGTTAAACTCACATCCTGAAGATCACCATGCCCTTCCTATTTCCCAGCGCATGAGAGATGTAGCAAAGTTGTTGATTGAATCAAAAAAGATTGATCCATCTGTGACATGTATGAGGGACTGCATAAATCCTGATAAATTTGATACTCTTGTTAAAGCAGTGAAGAATATTGCAGGATTtgatgaaacaaggagcaactACAAGACACCATCTTATGCCAGAAACATAGGCTACGATATTGACAAAGTAGCTGCAATAGTTCATTCAGAGGCTATCAAAGCCAATGGTGGAAAAGGTGACAGCACTTTGATGGCAAAGGTTCAGGGGTTCCAGACACTTAAGAGAAATGATTGGTCCTCCTCAGTGTCTTCCGTAGCTCAATATACTTTGGATAAACGCAGCATAAACAAACCAAAGCTGCAGCCTGTGGCATCAGACATACAGAAACTCACCAAGTACCTAAAGACCAACACTGAACTACACAAACAACAGCTGAAAAATGATGTAACTTCAACAAACAACTGGAATGAACTAAGTAAGATGACTTTGGCACATATCAATCTGTTCAACCGTAGAAGAAGTGGGGAGATCGAAAGGCTACGTTTAGATCAGTATGAGAAAATAACAACTGATATGGATAACATACCAGAAGAAGTGTTCCAAAGTCTAGGTGAGGTTGAAAAGGCACTTGTGAGGAAGTTCCACAGAGTTGAGATTCCTGGGAAACGGCGTCGCACGGTCCCTATCTTAATGACTGAAAGTATGGTGCAAAATGTGGATTTGTTAATCTCCACAAGGAGCTCAGCCAAGGTAGCATCAAACAATCCTTATGTATTTGCAAGGCCATACTTTGATTCTCAGTGGCCTGTGCCAGCAAATGACTGCTTGAGAAAGTATTCCATCGACTGTGGTGCCAGCCACCCAGAACTGATTAGGTCAAGCAAACTGAGAAAGCATGTAGCTACAATGTCCCAAATTCTGTCTCTGAAGGAGAATGAATTGGATTTGCTTGCTGCTTACATGGGACATGACATTAGAATCCATAGAGATTTCTATAGGTTGCCTGAAAGCACACTGCAAGTAGCCAAGGTATCAAAGATTCTTATCATGATGGAAGAGGGTACCATCAGCAAATTTAAAGGCAAGGCTTTGGATGAAATAGATGTCTCTCTTGAAGGAT CTGATGAGAACAACTCAAGCTGTGAAGAATTAGGCGACGAAGACACCAGTGAAGAAACACCCAATGTCAACCAAGAGGCTg AAACCTCAGTAGTGAGCAGCACCTCCTCTGGCCGAATTGAGAGTACTAAGAAGCTGTCTCAAAAGGAGTCACTAGCAG TAAGTAGCACTTCTTGTGGCCAAGATGGAAGAACCAAAAAGGAGTCTCAAAAGCAGTCACAAGCAG TGTCCAGCTGTGAAGATAGAAGTAAAAGAAATTATGCAAGAAGGAAGCCGTGGACATGTGAGGAAAAAAAGTGTGTGCTTGTGCACTTCAAAAATGAGCTGGAAAGTGGACAGACTCCAAACTATGAACAGTGCATTGCTGTACAACAAAAACACCCT